The nucleotide window AGAGGTGCGATGTAAGGCTGAGTAGTGAAATTTTTGAATATTGATCGGAGATAGAAATGAGCGATTTAAAAGCAGCAGCACTACGTGCACTAAAACTTATGGATCTAACTACGCTGAATGATGACGACACTGATGCAAAAGTGATCTCACTATGTCATGACGCGAAAACAGCAGTAGGCAACACAGCTGCAATCTGTATTTACCCTCGCTTTATTCCTATTGCTAAGAAGACACTTCGTGAGCAAGGTACGCCAGAAGTTCGCATTGCAACAGTAACGAACTTCCCACACGGTAACGACGATATTGAAATCGCAGTTGCTGAAACAAAAGCAGCGGTTGCTTACGGTGCAGACGAAGTTGACGTAGTGTTCCCATACCGTGCACTAATGGCGGGTGATGAGAAAGTGGGCTTTGAACTGGTTAAGCAATGTAAACAAGCTTGTGGTGACATTCTTCTTAAAGTGATCATCGAAACGGGTGAACTAAAAGAAGAAGCACTAATCAAGAAAGCTTCACAAATCTGTATCGAAGCGGGTGCAGACTTTATTAAAACGTCAACAGGTAAAGTGCCTGTGAACGCAACACCAGAATACGCACGAATGATGCTAGAAGTTATTCGTGATATGGGTGTAGCGGAAACCGTTGGTTTCAAACCTGCTGGTGGTGTACGTACTGCAGAAGACGCAGCGGCTTACCTGGCAATGGCAGATGAAATCTTAGGTGATAACTGGGTTGATGCTCGTCATTACCGTTTCGGTGCATCAAGCCTGCTAACTAACCTGTTAAATACATTAGAAGTAACAGACGAAACTGCTGATCCAACAGCGTACTAACATACCCGTCATATTTGACGCTGCAGCGTTGTTGACTGTGTAAGTTCACCCTAATCACATAGAAAACCTATGCTCATAGGGCTGAACTTACTTGTCGCCTAGCTGCAACGCCAACTATTTAGGGTATGACGAATAAAAACTTAACGTCTGTTTTAAATTTAGGGTGGTGGAACATCGCCCTCCGTTTTACCTCTGTCCTACTTTGACCACAGCTTTCATCGAGCTAGGGAGGCACTAATGTATTTACCACAAGAAATCATTCGTAAAAAACGCGACGGCGAAGTTCTTTCTGCTGACGAAATCAACTTCTTTATTCAAGGCGTAGCAAATAACACAGTATCTGAAGGTCAGATCGCGGCATTTGCTATGACTATTTTCTTCAATGAAATGACCATGGATGA belongs to Vibrio sp. STUT-A11 and includes:
- the deoC gene encoding deoxyribose-phosphate aldolase, which translates into the protein MSDLKAAALRALKLMDLTTLNDDDTDAKVISLCHDAKTAVGNTAAICIYPRFIPIAKKTLREQGTPEVRIATVTNFPHGNDDIEIAVAETKAAVAYGADEVDVVFPYRALMAGDEKVGFELVKQCKQACGDILLKVIIETGELKEEALIKKASQICIEAGADFIKTSTGKVPVNATPEYARMMLEVIRDMGVAETVGFKPAGGVRTAEDAAAYLAMADEILGDNWVDARHYRFGASSLLTNLLNTLEVTDETADPTAY